Genomic segment of Saprospiraceae bacterium:
GAAATACAGTGCATCCGGAACCGGCAACTACAGAAATAAAAACCTGAATCTTTTTGGTACGCTGGGAGCGGGTCAGTGGATCGGATTCAATATCATGAAGTTTCAAAGTTATCAAAACGGTTTATACCTCGAAGAATACAATGAATCCCGTCCGGATCGTAAAAATTATAATTACCGCTTGGGGACGGATTATTTTTTAACTAAAAATCAAACCATTGGCATCTTATTAAATGGCTTTTATAACGACGGTAAAAACTGGGGAACCAATGAAATTACCATCGGCTCAGCAAATACTCCCGAATTGGTCGACAGCATTTTAATTGCAAAAACGGTTTCTAAAAATCCTCGAAACAATCAAAGCTTCAATTTAAACTACCGTTTTGATGATAAGAAAAACAAGAGTTTAAATATTGATTTGGATTATGGATTTTACAACAATACCAGCAAACGCGATCAGGTAAATACCTATTACAATGCAGAAGATCGTGATAAATTATCTGAGCTTTTCAATTATTTCAATACGCCTTCTGAAATTGATATCCTCACATTAAAACTGGATTATGAACACGCTGCTTTTAAAGGCAAATTGGGGTATGGTGCTAAATTAAGCCGGGTCGTAACTGACAATACGTATCATGTGTATGATGGTAAAAAGGAAAATGGAACCATTAACCCGTTTCGTTCGAATCGATTTAATTACGATGAAAATGTATACGCAGCTTATGTTAGTTACAATCGCATGTTGAGTAAAAAATGGACTATGAATATGGGCTTGCGTGCCGAACAAACAGATGCAACCGGTGATTTAATTGCACTGCTTCCTGAATTGCAAGAGCCTCCTGTGATTTTAAATTACCTGAGTTGGTTTCCAAGTGCAGGTTTGAATTTCAACCTGTCACCACAAAACAGTCTGGGTTTAAATTACAGCCGACGCATCAATCGTCCGGATTACAATGTATTGAATCCATTTAACAATCAATTGAGTCAGTTGTCATTTGAAAAGGGAAATCCATACTTATCCCCGGAAATTGTAAATAATCTGGAACTAAACTATACCCTGGCCTATCGCTTTAATTTTAAATTGGGATACTCCTTAACCACCGATCAAATTACTCGTCTGATCGGACCGGATGATGTGGATCCACGCGCCAGTTTTATCAATTGGGATAATTTAGCGACTCAAAAAATTTGGAGCTTCAATGCAAGCCTACCCTTTCAAATCACAAAATCCTGGGAAGCTTATTTCAATTTAAGTGGATCGCATTTGGACAACCAGGCAGATTATGGAAATGGTGCCGTGGTCGATCTACAAGCTTATACCTATTCCATTTTTCAACAACATAGTTTCAGCCTACCCTATGGTTTAAAAGCTGAAGTTTCAGGATATTATTCTGGTCCCGGCATCTGGGGCGGTGTATTCGTATATGAAAGCAGCTGGAATTTAGATGCTGGTATTCAGAAAAAATTCATTCAGGATAAACTCAATCTTAAATTATCCTTCAGCGATATATTCTATGAATCCGGATGGGAAGGCGTTTCTGTTTTCGATGGACTCGAATCCTATGGAAATGGTCGCTGGGACAGTCGCCGCATCAATGTAAATATGAGCTATCGCTTCGGCAATGATAAAGTAAAAAGTCGCAAACGAACTGTTGGTTCGGAAGATGAGGCAGGAAGAGTTGGAGGAGAAGGAGGGAATTAGATTCAATTAAGAATTAAGAATTAAGAATTACGAATTACGGATTACGAATTATAAGAGTGACGCAAAACTAAACATTCGTAATTCGTAATTCGTAATTTGCAATCCGTAATTAATTTATTTTACTACAAACAATTTTCTTGCAATAACTATCCCTTTTGTGTTTTGTACCTGAAGGGTGTAAACTCCTCTGCTTAAAGTTGTGTGGACATTTTTTAATTCTAAGGTGTTGTTTCCAATGATTACGGGGATTGAATTAATTAATACTTTATTGCCGAGTGTGTTGCAAATAATTATTTTGATGGTTTGATTTTCTGTACTGTAAAATTCAAACTGGCTGTTGGTAGTTAGCGGATTTGGATAAATGGATAGTTGGTTTTGTTGAATGTTTGCATCTGCTGTTGCGCTGATGGTGTCTGGTTTTATAAAACTGTAATACACATCTTGTTCGCCATTGAATGTGGCAACCCAGGCGAGGTGGGCTCCTTTGTTGTCGGAAATCATGTGCAGATAATCTCCTATTTTATTTTGGTTTGGATATCCGACATGTGGATCAAAAGAATCGGATAGTCTTTGATCGGGAGTCCAATGTTGACCGGCATCGTTTGAATAGGAATAATACAAGCTAGACAAATACGTGCCGGGATGATCTCGTGTATCCAGCCAAATGACATCGATGCGTCCATTGGGAGCAACACTCATTGTACCAAACCATTGATAATTTGAATTTGTACGATCCTTATTGATTGCAATGGGTGCAGACCAACTTTCAGCCCGGTCTTCGCTTTTACTAAACAGGATATCGGCATAGTCCCCGTTGTCACGCCTTGAAACAGTGCTCAATAAATACAAATTGCCTCTGCTGCTTTTTGTTGAATGGTCGCTGGCTATCCAAACCTGACCTAATAAACCACCTGGATTGGGTCCAAAATAAGAAGGCAATTGACCCAACAAATCAACGGTATTACTTAAATCCCATTCCACATCCATTCCAGGGATTTTGGCATTTTCAGAGCGATTTACATAAAATTGACTAAAACGCGAGCCTGCTGCATAAAGCGATCCATCCGGTGCCACCGTGACAGTTCCTCTGGTTAAATAGCTTGGAATTACACTGCAGTTTTCAAAACTCAATGCTTTATTTGTAGATCGTGTAAAATTATAATCCGTACAACTCGAATAATCATAATTCCAATACACATACAAATTACCATCTGAAGATTGATTTGTATTATCAACTGTCATCCATTGTTTATCGCCACCATGAGCATAGATTCTGTTGATCCATTTATTCAAGTCGTTTGTTTTGTAAACATCACAGGTAAAATTTCCTGCCAATGCATTGTAATAAAAATTCCCGCGATTGTCAGCACATAAAACGGGATCGGATCTAAATACACCTGCATCCAATGGCATCAAATTTTTCCAAGTCAATCCATTGTCTTCACTCACTCCAATTCCTGCCTGTCGGAAATTACTCAACACATTATCAAACTGCCTCCAACCCATAGCCATTCTGTTAGGATTCTTTGGATCAATTGCAAGGCTCGGCTCATTGGCTGCATCGTTCAGGATGTTTCTTCCATTGGCATCAACATTTACCTGCCGCGTTGTAATTTGAGGTGACGCGAAAAAATAAGCCGGACTGGTTTTTTTCTCGCTTTCCAACATAGGCATGTATGCATCTTGTTTAGTCTCCTGATATTCCACTTCCGGAATATCCTGTGCAAATAAACGGATGCTAACAAAAATGCAGATTGGAATTGCGAATGATTTAATGAATATGCTTTTCAATGTGCTTGTTTGAATGGATTGAAAACTTGAAACCAAATGTAGTTAATTAATTACGAATTATTAATTACGAATTACGAATTATGGGAGCGTAGCGGACATCCCGCGTATTCGCGGGACCTATCTAAATAGAATTACAAGTAATATTAGACTAAGTTTATTAGCATATTCAATTCGTAATCCGTAATTCGAAATTCGTAATTCGAAATTAATAATTCGTAATTGACTTAGCTTCATTCCACAACACATCCATTTCCTCCAAACTCATTTCATCTAATGGTTTGCCGGCATGTTGTTCGATGTATTGAAAACGGTTTTTAAATTTTTGATTTACTTTTTCTAATGCGGTTTCAGGATCTAGTTTTAGGAAACGTGCGTAATTGATCAGGGCAAAAAATACATCGCCCAATTCCAATTCGATTTCGTTTATGCTTGCATTTGAATCTACTGCAGATTTTAATTCTCCCATTTCTTCTTCTACTTTATCCCATACCTGATCAATGTGTTTCCATTCAAAACCAACCTGGCGGGTTTTGTCTTGCATGCGCAATGCTTTTACCATAGCAGGCAATGAGTTTGGAACGCCTTCCAATAAACTCTTTTTACCTTCTTGTCGTTTTAATTTTTCCCAATTCTGTTTTACCTCTTCATCATTCTCCACTTTGACATCTCCGTAAATATGTGGATGGCGGTGAATGAGTTTTTCAGAAATGGTTTCAATGACTTCTTGTAAGGTGAAGGCTTGTTGTTCGCTTCCAATTTTTGAATAAAACAGAATGTGCAAGAGCAGATCTCCTAATTCTTCTTTGATGCCTTTGTAATCTTCCTGAATGATTGCATCTGCTAGTTCGTAGGTTTCTTCTATGGTTAAGGAGCGG
This window contains:
- a CDS encoding T9SS type A sorting domain-containing protein, translating into MKSIFIKSFAIPICIFVSIRLFAQDIPEVEYQETKQDAYMPMLESEKKTSPAYFFASPQITTRQVNVDANGRNILNDAANEPSLAIDPKNPNRMAMGWRQFDNVLSNFRQAGIGVSEDNGLTWKNLMPLDAGVFRSDPVLCADNRGNFYYNALAGNFTCDVYKTNDLNKWINRIYAHGGDKQWMTVDNTNQSSDGNLYVYWNYDYSSCTDYNFTRSTNKALSFENCSVIPSYLTRGTVTVAPDGSLYAAGSRFSQFYVNRSENAKIPGMDVEWDLSNTVDLLGQLPSYFGPNPGGLLGQVWIASDHSTKSSRGNLYLLSTVSRRDNGDYADILFSKSEDRAESWSAPIAINKDRTNSNYQWFGTMSVAPNGRIDVIWLDTRDHPGTYLSSLYYSYSNDAGQHWTPDQRLSDSFDPHVGYPNQNKIGDYLHMISDNKGAHLAWVATFNGEQDVYYSFIKPDTISATADANIQQNQLSIYPNPLTTNSQFEFYSTENQTIKIIICNTLGNKVLINSIPVIIGNNTLELKNVHTTLSRGVYTLQVQNTKGIVIARKLFVVK
- a CDS encoding TonB-dependent receptor, whose translation is MNPSFNYFISCIASLLSLQLVAQTGSLHGILKDEQGTPLIYANMGLFNATDSSLVKASNSNETGHFEFKDLQNGSYYLKSTYVGMEDYQLGGISIQNNQTQDLGVLKMNTTPINLKETTVSAKRSILEVKPDRLVFNVEGTINSIGSDALSLLRKAPSVTVDNNDNISLLGRSGVLVYLDGKRVPMSGQDLSNYLQNLPAEQIDRIDIITNPGAKYEAQGNAGIIDIRLKKDSNLGTNGTVNASYIQGKYPKYSASGTGNYRNKNLNLFGTLGAGQWIGFNIMKFQSYQNGLYLEEYNESRPDRKNYNYRLGTDYFLTKNQTIGILLNGFYNDGKNWGTNEITIGSANTPELVDSILIAKTVSKNPRNNQSFNLNYRFDDKKNKSLNIDLDYGFYNNTSKRDQVNTYYNAEDRDKLSELFNYFNTPSEIDILTLKLDYEHAAFKGKLGYGAKLSRVVTDNTYHVYDGKKENGTINPFRSNRFNYDENVYAAYVSYNRMLSKKWTMNMGLRAEQTDATGDLIALLPELQEPPVILNYLSWFPSAGLNFNLSPQNSLGLNYSRRINRPDYNVLNPFNNQLSQLSFEKGNPYLSPEIVNNLELNYTLAYRFNFKLGYSLTTDQITRLIGPDDVDPRASFINWDNLATQKIWSFNASLPFQITKSWEAYFNLSGSHLDNQADYGNGAVVDLQAYTYSIFQQHSFSLPYGLKAEVSGYYSGPGIWGGVFVYESSWNLDAGIQKKFIQDKLNLKLSFSDIFYESGWEGVSVFDGLESYGNGRWDSRRINVNMSYRFGNDKVKSRKRTVGSEDEAGRVGGEGGN
- the mazG gene encoding nucleoside triphosphate pyrophosphohydrolase, with protein sequence MSELSGAFLNLVKIMDDLREKCPWDKKQTIHSLRSLTIEETYELADAIIQEDYKGIKEELGDLLLHILFYSKIGSEQQAFTLQEVIETISEKLIHRHPHIYGDVKVENDEEVKQNWEKLKRQEGKKSLLEGVPNSLPAMVKALRMQDKTRQVGFEWKHIDQVWDKVEEEMGELKSAVDSNASINEIELELGDVFFALINYARFLKLDPETALEKVNQKFKNRFQYIEQHAGKPLDEMSLEEMDVLWNEAKSITNY